The Bacteroides sp. AN502(2024) DNA segment CTTTGAAATCTTCCGGGACATTCTGAACGATAACCACATGGGAAGCCAAAGTCACGATTTTATGATGGCTTCGGGCAAATTGCAGGCACTCTGCTACAAACATGAGATTGAAAAGACCTTGCGTACTCCTGACTATGCAGGATTCCAGCTGCTGGCTCTCAATGATTATTCCGGTCAAGGGAGTGCATTAGTCGGTGTACTGGATGTGTTCTTTGAAGAAAAAGGGTATATCAATGCTGAGCAGTTCAGACGTTTTTGCAGTCCGACCGTACCTTTGGCACGTATTCCTAAATTTGTATATGCCAACAATGAAACATTCCATGCCGACATCGAAATATCTCATTTCGGAGCTGCTCCCTTGAAAAACGCGAAAACAGTTTATACCATTAAAGATAAATTCGGAAAGGTATATACTCATGGCACTGTCGGCACCCATCACATTCCCATCGGTAATCTTTATTCTTTGGGTAGTATAGATGTACCTTTGGAAGCAATCGATACACCGCAAAAACTAAATCTGGAAGTGCGTATCGAAGGCAGTAATGCCGTAAACGACTGGGATTTCTGGGTATATCCGGCGCAGGTGGAACTGGTACAAGGAACAGTATATACTACCGACACCTTGGACGCCAAGGCATTGGCAGTGTTACAAGACGGAGGAAATGTACTGATTACAGCTGCCGGAAAGATACAATACGGCAAGGAAGTCAAACAATATTTCACTCCCGTATTTTGGAATACTTCCTGGTTCAAGATGCGTCCGCCGCACACAACGGGTATTTTCCTGAATGAATATCATCCTCTTTTCCGTGAATTTCCTACTGAGTATCATAGTAACTTACAATGGTGGGAACTGCTGAACAAAGCACAGGTAATGCAATTCACTGACTTCCCGGCAGAATTCCAACCTACGATTCAAAGCATTGATACCTGGTTTATCAGCCGGAAAATCGGCATGTTGTTCGAAGCAAAGGTCTTGAATGGCAAACTGATGATGACCAGTATGGATATTACCTCCCAACCGGAAAAACGGATTGTGGCCCGCCAGATGCACAAAGCAATCCTGGATTATATGAATTCGGATGCTTTTCGTCCGGCAGAAAAGATTGCTCCGGAGCTGATTCAGGCATTATTCACTAAAGTAGCAGGAAATGTGAAATCTTATACCAAAGATTCGCCTGACGAACTCAAACCGAAAATGAACTGAATGGGAAATGATCAGGCACGGATTCCATAAACAATATATATTCATATTATTTACATGAAAACGAATCTCATAGGCTTGCTACTTTTAGCAATGACAACTATCAATGCACAGGAGAAAGCCCAAACATACCAACTGACAGATGCACCTCGTTATAGTGAAGAAACGGAATACGGGTATGATCTCGTCGCTACTCCCTCCAAAGGAAGCAAAACACCTTTCTTCTTTTCCGTCCGCGTTCCGGACGGGAACTACAAAGTAACCGTACGTCTGGGAAGTAAAAAACAGGCAGGAGCCACGACCGTAAGAGGCGAGTCACGCCGACTGTTTGTTGATAATCTCCACACTAAAAAGGGAGAATTCGTAGATGAAACATTTATCATCAACAAACGTAATCCCCGCATTTCCGAAAAAGAATCCGTACGTATCAAACCGCGCGAAAAGGGCAAACTGAACTGGGACGATAAACTGACGCTGGAATTTAACGGTGATGCCCCCGTATGCCAGAGTATTAGTATCGAACCTGCCGATCCGTCGGTGATTACCGTTTTTCTATGCGGTAACAGTACCGTAGTCGATCAGGACAATGAACCGTGGGCGAGTTGGGGACAAATGATTCCTCATTTCTTCAGCACGGACGTTTGTATCGCCAATTATGCGGAATCAGGCGAATCCGCCAATACTTTTATTGCCGCAAGACGTTTGAAAAAAGCATTGAGCCAGATAAAGAAAGGAGATTATCTTTTCATGGAATTCGGACATAATGACCAAAAGCAGAAAGGACCGGGCAAAGGAGCTTATTACTCTTTTATGACCAGCCTGAAAACATTTATTGATGAAGCCCGTGCACGGGGAGCACACCCCGTACTGGTCACTCCCACCCAACGCCGGAGTTTCGATGCCACCGGACATATCCGTGACACACACGAAGATTATCCGGAAGCAATGCGCTGGTTGGCTGCCAAAGAAAACGTTCCGTTGATCGACCTCAACGAAATGACCCGCACACTTTATGAAGCACTGGGACCGGAAACGTCCAAACGTGCTTTCGTGCATTATCCGGCAGGCACTTATCCGGAACAAACCAAAGATTTTGCCGATAACACCCACTTTAATCCTTACGGAGCCTATCAAATAGCCCAATGTGTGATTGAAGGAATGAAGAAAGCAGTACCTGAACTGGCGAAACATTTGAAAATAGATCCGGTATATAACCCGGCACAGCCGGACGATGTGAATGCTTTCCATTGGAACGAATCACCATTCACGGAAATAGAGAAACCGGACGGCAATTAAAAGAATAACCTGTATCGTTTTGAGCAACTTAAATATTACTATTTTATGAAAAGTAAAAGCATCCTTCCCCTACTCTTGGCAGGTACCTTTCTTATAGCATGTACTCCGCCCAAACAGGCTGAAAACAACAGTTTCGAATGGGGACAGGTTCCGCAGCAACCGAATCTGTCGTGGGCCGATAGCGTAGGTAGTAGGCAAACTCCTGAAAACAATCTTGTTTTATCCGCTAATTCTTTTGGCGCAGTAGCAGACAGCACGGTGCTTAGCACAGAATCCATCCAAAAAGCCATTGACAGTTGTGCTGTCAGCGGAGGAGGAACAGTGGTTCTTCAGCCGGGGTATTACCAGACAGGAGCACTGTTCGTAAAAAGCGGTGTCAATCTGCAACTGGATAAAGGAGTGACCTTGCTGGCAAGTCCATCTATTCATCATTATCCCGAATTTCGTTCGAGGATTGCGGGAATCGAGATGACATGGCCGGCGGCAGTCATCAACATTGTCAATGAAAAGAACGCTTCTGTCAGTGGAGAAGGAACGCTGGACTGTCGGGGAAAAGTGTTCTGGGATAAATACTGGGAAATGCGGAAAGAATATGAAGCAAAAGGATTGCGCTGGATTGTGGATTACGACTGCAAACGGGTGCGGGGTATCCTCGTGAAAAACAGCTCGGACATCACACTGAAGGGATTTACCCTGATGCGTACCGGTTTTTGGGGATGCCAGATTCTCTATTCCGATTATTGCACCATAGACGCACTGACCATCAATAACAATATAGGCGGGCATGGTCCGAGTACAGACGGCATCGACATTGATTCTTCACGTAATATTCTGATCGAGAACTGTGATATAGACTGTAATGATGATAATATCTGCATCAAATCGGGACGGGATGCGGACGGTCTGCGGGTGAACCTTCCTACGGAAAATGTAGTCATACGCAATTGCATCGCCCGCAAAGGTGCCGGACTGATTACCTGCGGAAGCGAAACTTCCGGCGGCATACGGAATATATTGGGATATCATTTGGAAGCCATCGGTACCTCGGCCGTACTACGGCTGAAAAGTGCCATGAACCGTGGAGGGACGATTGAAAACATTTATATGACTGAAGTAAAAGCGACAAACGTCCGTCACGTGCTGGCGGCAGACTTGAACTGGAATCCCAGTTATAGTTACAGCACTTTACCCAAAGAGTATGAAGGGAAAGAAATCCCGGAACACTGGAAAATCATGTTGACTCCGGTCACACCTCCCGAAAAAGGCCATCCACATTTCCGCAACGTTTATGTATCAAAGATAAAAGCAGAAAATGTGAACGAATTTATCTCTGCCTCGGGTTGGAATGATTCGTTGCGTCTGGAAAATTTCTATCTTTATGCCATCGAAGCGCAGACCGATAAACCGGGTAGAATCAGCTATACGAAGAATTTCAATTTGTCTGAAATCACATTAGAAACAGAAGGAAAGAGTGTCATTGAACAAAAAGAGAATGAACAAAGTAATATCCACATCAATTATATTAAGCCCTCTCCCGACCATCGCACTGCCGGGGATATCAAAGGAGGTTACTGATGATGCAGAAAACATAGTATATTATAATACACCGAAAGAATGATGAACAAAAGACAATGGATAGTACTTTGCCTGCTTGCCACAGGTGGAGTAATGCAAGCACAGCAATGGCCGGATGCTCCGGTGGAAGCACGTCCCGGCGCCAGATGGTGGTGGCTGGGAAGTGCCGTAGACGAAAAGAACCTGACATACAATCTGGAAGAATATGCACGCACCGGGATGGGAACGGTAGAAATTACTCCCATCTACGGAGTACAGGGCAATGATGCGAACGAGATTCAATTCCTCTCTCCCCGCTGGATGGAAGTTCTCAAACACACACAAGCGGAAGGAAAGCGTACCGGTATCGAGATTGACATGAATACCGGAACCGGATGGCCTTTCGGCGGACCGGAAGTCAGCATTGAAGATGCAGCCACCAAGGCTATTTTCCAAACATACGACTTAGAGGGAGGCAAAGAGATTGAACAAGATATCAATGTAACCAACCCTAAACAGCAAGCATCTTCCGTACTAAGCCGGGTGATGGCTTACGATGAGAAAGGTAAATGTATCAACCTGACCGCCCACGTAAAAAAAGACAAGCTACAATGGAAAGCACCTGCCGGCAAATGGAGAATCGTAGTTCTTTATATCGGTAAGACACGACAAAAAGTAAAACGTGCCGCTCCCGGAGGAGAAGGATATGTCATGAACCATCTGTCAAAGAAGGCGGTAAGGAACTACCTTTCCCGTTTTGACCGTGCTTTCAAAAGCAGCAAGACAAGCTATCCCCATACATTCTTCAACGATTCTTACGAAGTGTACCAGGCAGACTGGACAGAAGATTTCTTGGAACAATTCGCCCGTCGCCGGGGATACAAACTGGAAAAACATTTCCCCGAATTTCTGGACAAAAGTCGTCCGGAGGTCAGCAGACGTATCGTATCCGATTACCGGGAAACGATTTCCGATTTGTTATTGGAAAACTTTACCTGTCAGTGGACGAACTGGGCACATAAGAACGGCAGTATCACCCGCAACCAGGCACATGGTTCGCCCGGCAATCTAATTGATATCTATGCAGCCGTGGATATTCCCGAATGTGAGAGTTTCGGACTATCGCAATTCCATATCGAAGGATTACGTCAGGATTCTTTAACTAAAAAGAATGATTCTGACCTGTCTATATTGAAATATGCTTCTTCGGCCGCCCACATCGCGGGAAAGCCCTATACTTCTTCCGAAACATTCACCTGGCTGACAGAGCATTTCCGCACTTCCCTGTCACAATGCAAACCGGATATGGATCTGATGTTTGTTTCCGGTGTCAATCACATGTTTTTCCACGGTACTCCGTATTCTCCGAAAGAAGCCGAATGGCCCGGATGGTTGTTCTACGCTTCTATTAATATGAGCCCGACAAACAGTATTTGGCGTGATGCTCCTTCGTTCTTCAACTATATCACCCGCTGCCAGAGCTTTCTGCAAATGGGACGACCGGACAATGATTTCTTGATTTATCTTCCGGTATATGATATGTGGAATGAGCAACCGGGACGATTGTTATTATTCACGATACACCACATGGATAAACTGGCTCCTAAGTTTATCGACGCTATCCATCGCATCAACAACAGCGGGTATGACGGGGATTATATTTCCGATAACTTTATTCGCAGTACGCGTTTCAAAGGCGGACAGTTGGTTACTTCGGGCGGAACGGGCTACAAAGCATTGGTAGTGCCTGCTGCGCACTTAATGCCGAGTGATGTATTGGCACATCTTTATGAACTTGCCAAACAGGGAGCTACTATCGTATTCCTCGAAAATTATCCGACAGATGTACCGGGATACGGTCAGTTGGAACAAAAGCGCCAAAGTTACCAGCGTACGCTCCGGCAACTTCCGGCTGTTTCTTTCTCGGAGACAACCGTTACTCCAATTGGAAAGGGGAAGATCATCACAGGAACGGATTATGCACGTACATTGGCCAGCTGCAATATCTTTCCTGAAGAAATGAAAACCAAATTCGGACTACAAGCGATCCGGCGAGTGAATGATACGGGACACCACTATTTCATCTCTTCTTTACAAAATAAAGGGGTGGACGGTTGGATCACATTGGGAACGAATGCAGTCGCAGCCGCTCTCTTCAATCCCATGACCGGAGAATGTGGTGAAGCTAAAGTAAGACAAGTAGACGGAAAAACACAAGTCTATCTACAATTAAAATCCGGTGAATCGATCATTCTGCAAACCTATCAACAACCTTTGCAAGCATCCAAGCCGTGGAAATATGTCAAAGAACAACCTTTCAGCCTTCGTCTGGATCATGGCTGGAAGTTACACTTCGCCGAAAGCAACCCGGAAATTGAAGGAACATTTGATATAGATCACCCCTGTTCATGGACCCATATCAATCATCCGGCAGCCCAAACGAACATGGGAACCGGTGTTTATTCCTTAGACATCGAATTGCCGGCTTGGCAGGCTGACGACTGGATTCTTGATTTGGGAGATGTACGTGAAAGTGCCCGTGTCCGCATCAATGGACAGGAAGCGGGATGTGCATGGGCAGTGCCTTATCAACTAAAGGTAGGACAGTTCCTAAAAACCGGAAAAAACCACATCGAGATAGAAGTCACGAATCTCCCTGCGAATCGAATTGCAGCATTAGACAGGCAGGGAGTGCAGTGGCGTAAATTCAAAGAAATCAATATAGTCAATTTGAACTATCGTCCGGCCAATTATGGACATTGGAATCCTTTACCCTCCGGCTTGAATAGTAAGGTACGGCTGATTCCGGTAAATCTAATGTCTTATACGGATTTAGGTTGACACCTTTTTAGAGACATAAAAAAAGAAAAATTATGTCTAAATTATCTCGTAAGATTTATTCTGAGACTTTCAAATTGGAAGTTCTCCGTGATTACTTCAGTAGCGGTTTGTCAATGTTTGCTACTGCCAAGAAATGGGGTTTACCCAACCATACTTATATTCTGCGTTGGCAAAAGTGTTATGCAATTGATTCGGATTCCTTATCTTTGTCCCCCGAACTTCTGTCAGATCTTCAAATGAAAAAGAATCCAAAATCAAAATCTAAAGAAGAACTTCTTGAAGCGGAAAATTTGCGTCTGAGAAAGGCTTTGGAACTTGAAAAACTTCGTTCCCATGCCTTTGAAAGACTGATTGAACTCACAGAAAGAGAAGAAGGGATTTCCATCTTAAAAAAAGATGGTGCCAAATAGTCACCGGCCTTCGTGAAGAGTTTCCTCACATCAGTGTGAAAACCCTTTGCGGACTGTTTGGCATGTCTTCCCAGGCCTATTACAAAAAGAAAAAAAATCTTTTGTCGCGTCATCAGATCAGAACAGCCATCTTGGATGCCGTCTTCTTCTACCGCTCAAAGGCTCCGGGCATCGGTGGTTTGAAATTATACCATGAGCTCCGCTCCCTTTATGGAAGCGAGATAACCGGAGGGCGGGATGCCTTCCTTCATCTGCTGCGTTCGGAACGCCTTATGCTACCCCCGAAGAAACCCAGGCATACGACGGACTCCCACCATCTTTACAAGAAGTATCCGAATCTGATCAAGGGGGTAACGGCACAATACCCGAACCATATCTGGGTATGTGACATCACTTACATCTGGATTGAAGGTGGCGTATGCTACCTCCATCTTGTAACGGACATGTACTCACATGCCGTTTTAGGATGGGTGCTCTCTCCCAGTTTGCATGCCGAATATACGCTACAGGCACTGGAACAGGCCATCAATGAGGCCGGAGGTGGCAATCTTTGCGGCACAATCCACCATTCCGACCGGGGGGTACAGTATGCCTGCGATGCCTATATCGACACACTGGTCACTCATCATATACGTGTGAGCATGACTGAAGATTACAACCCGACGGACAATGCGGTAGCAGAAAGGATGAATGGCATCCTGAAAACGGAATGGATATACGGCATGTCGCTGTTCAGGGATAAAGAGATGGCACGGGAGCAGATTACGCGAATGATTGACTTCTATAATAATGGACGACCACATATGAGCATAGGTATGAAAAAACCCATGGACGTATATCATGGAGAGGTGCCGGGAAAATCATTGTGGAAAAAATAAGGTTCCATATGATAAATAAATACTATATTTGCGATACCGAGAGCCCGAGCACACTCAGATTTGTCCATTGTTTTTACGTATGACAACTATCTTAGGAGCAAAGGGAAGAAACTAACAACTGTTTTAGTTATGAATAACAGAATGTGACAACTTATTTAGTAACTAGCCTCTAAAAGTGACAACCATTTCTAGTATAAGTCATAATGCAATAGATTGCAGCTTGAAACAAAGTGTTTCCCGCCTTGAAACAAAGTGTTTTGCGCCTTGAAACAAAGCGTTTTGCGCCTCGAAACAAAGTGTTTTGCGCCTTGAAACAAAGTGTTTTGCGCCTCGAAACAAAGTGTTTTGCGCCTCGAAACAAAGTGTTTTGTGCCTCGAAACAAAGTGTTTCAAGGCAGGAAATAAAGTACCTGATAGAATTTACTGTATAAGAAGCCAACTTTTCCGGGAAAAAGTTCATTTCAAATCAGTTACAGCTTGTTCCAACTGCCTCAAAGCCTTCTCCAGCGTAGCACGCGGACAGGCTACATTCAACCGCATAAATCCTTCACCTTCTTTGCCGAACGTCGTGCCTTCATTCAAAGCCAAATGAGCATCTTCTACGAACAGGCGATTCAGCCCCTCCAGACTTAATCCCAACTCACGACAATCTAAAAAGATAAGGTAGGATGCTTGCGGACGAATCATTCTGATGACAGGAATCCGCTCTTTCAGATAATTTTCCGTGAAGTCAATATTTCCTTTAATATAAGCAATGACCTGATCCAGCCATTCAGTACCATGACTGTATGCCGCCACTACACTGAGATAAGCGAATAAGTGTCCTTCACTGAACTCGCTTGCCTCCATATATATCTGAAACTGACGACGAAGTTCATCATTCTCAATGATTGCATACGAGCTTGCCAGTCCGGGCATATTGAACGCTTTGCTCGGAGACATAAAGACAAGAGAGTTCATCCGTGCTTTCTCAGAAATCAGAGCAAAGGTAACATGTTTATAAGGAGGCAGCGTCAAGTCGGCATGAATTTCATCAGAAATCACTAATGTACCGCTTTCATAGCAGATGTCAGCGATCTGTGACAGTTCTTCTTTCGTCCATACACGTCCGCCCGGATTATGGGGATTGCTCAGAATAAGCAGCTTGCACCCCTGCACATCTTTGCGGAAACGGTCGAAATCAATATGATATTGCCCGTCTTTTAATACCAGCGGACTGTAAACCACTTGACGTTCGTTCTTCTGCGTCACAAGAAAGAAAGGATGATAGACAGGAGGCATGACCATTACCTTATCTCCTTTCTCCGTGAAACAATGGATGGCAAAAGCCAAGCCGCGAACAATACCGGGAGTGAAAGTCAGCATCTCTTCACGGATTGCCCAGCCATGGCGCTCCTTCACCCAGTTAATAATAGACTCCGACCATTCTTTGCAAGCAAAGGTATAACCCAGCACTTCATGGTCCAGACGTTTCTTCAAAGCATCGATAACAAAAGGAGCTGTGCGAAAATCCATATCAGCTACCCACATAGGAATCAAATCGTTCCGCCCCCAACGATGTTCCACTCCGTCCCATTTTACGGAGTCCGTACCGTTACGGTTTATTATTTCATCAAAATTATAGTTCATACTGCATGAGTATTTTATGTTATGTGAGACAAAAGTAGTACATTTGTACTCAATTCAAAAAGAATTTATGACGAAAGCTTTATTTTTTGATATAGACGGAACGCTGGTTAGTTTTGAGACTCACCGTATCCCGTCTTCTACCATCGAGGCATTGGAAACCGCCCATGCAAAAGGGCTTAAACTATTTATCGCTACCGGACGCCCGAAAGCCATTATCAACAATCTTTCCGAATTGCAAGACCGGAACCTGATCGATGGATATATAACCATGAACGGAGCCTATTGTTTTGTCGGAGAGAAAATTATTTATAAAAGCGTCATCCCGCAGGAAGAAGTGAAAACAATGGCAGCTTTCTGCGAAAAGAAAGATACGCCCTGCATTTTCGTAGAGGAGCATCATATCTCCGTTTGCCAACCCAACGATATGGTAAAGAAAATATTCTATGATTTCCTACATGTAGATGTTATCCCGTCTGTATCTTTCGAAGAAGCAACAAACAAGGAAATCATACAAATGACTCCTTTTATCACAGAGGAAGAAGAAAAAGAAATCCGCCCGTCCATCCCCACTTGTGAAATAGGGCGTTGGCATCCGGCATTCGCAGATATTACTGCCAAGGGAGACACCAAACAAAAAGGAATAGATGAAATCATCCGTTATTTGGATATCAAGCTGGAAGAGACGATGGCATTCGGAGATGGAGGAAATGACATCAGCATGCTCCGCCATGCGGCTATCGGAGTAGCCATGGGGCAAGCCAAGGAAGATGTGAAAGCCGCTGCCGATTATGTTACAGGTTCAGTAGATGAGGACGGAATCAGCAAAGCAATGAAGCATTTCGGAATTATTTAATCAACATGCCAATATGAGCGTAGATACTGATAACGCCGCATTTCAGGATGCACTGAGCCTCATTCAATACACCCGTCAATCGGTCTTTCTAACAGGAAAGGCCGGTACAGGAAAATCTACATTCCTGCGTTATGTCTGCGAGCATACCAAGAAGAAACATGTAGTACTTGCACCAACCGGAATTGCCGCGATTAACGCTGGTGGAAGTACGATGCACAGTTTCTTCAAACTTCCTTTCTATCCACTGCTACCGGATGACCCGAATTTGACTCTCCAGCGTGGTCGTATCCATGATTTTTTCAAATATACCAAGCCTCACCGGAAACTGCTGGAACAAATTGAACTAGTCATCATTGACGAGATTTCAATGGTACGGGCGGACATCATTGATGCCATCGACCGCATCCTTCGTGTATATTCTCACAACCTACGCGAACCTTTCGGAGGAAAACAACTGTTATTGGTAGGTGACGTATTCCAGCTGGAACCGGTCGTAAAAAGCGACGAACGGGAAATATTGAACCGCTTCTATCCTACTCCTTACTTTTTCTCTGCCAGAGTATTCGGTCAGATAGACCTGGTATCCATCGAACTTCAAAAGGTATACCGCCAAACGGATCCCGTTTTTGTCGGTGTCCTCGACCATATCCGGAACAATACAGCCGGAGCGGCTGATCTGCAACTACTGAACACCCGTTATGGAAGTCAGATAGAAGAATCGGAAGCTGATATGTATATCACTCTGGCCACCCGCAGAGACACGGTAGATTCTATCAACGAAAAGAAACTGGCAGAACTTCCCGGAGAATCAATTACTTTTGAAGGAGTTATCGAAGGAGATTTCCCCGAAAGTAGTTTACCCACTTCACAAGAGCTCGTATTGAAACCCGGTGCACAAATCATCTTTATTAAAAATGATTTCGACCGCAGGTGGGTAAACGGTACAATTGGTGTCATTGCCGGAATTGATACGGAAGAAGAAACGATCTATGTCATCACCGATGATGGAAAAGAATGTGACGTAAAGCGTGAGTCATGGCGCAATATCCGTTATCGGTATAACGAAAAGACCAAAGAAATAGAAGAAGAAGTCTTAGGTAGCTTCACACAATATCCCATCCGGTTAGCTTGGGCCATCACTGTTCATAAGAGTCAGGGACTGACTTTCAGCCGTGTAGTCATCGACTTCACAGGGGGTGTATTTGCAGGTGGACAAACATACGTGGCATTAAGCCGCTGCACCTCACTGGAGGGCATTCAGCTCAAAAAAACTATCAACCGTACTGACATCTTCGTCCGCCCCGAAATCGTAAACTTTGCCAAGCGCTTCAACGACCGACAAGCCATCGACAAAGCTCTGAAACAAGCACAGGCTGATGTGCAATACGCCGCTGCTTCACGCGCTTTCGACAAAGGAGACATGGAAGAATGCCTGGAGCAGTTTTTCCGCGCCATTCATTCCCGCTATGATATTGAAAAACCTGTTCCCCGCCGTTTTATCCGACGTAAACTCGGTGTCATAAACACTTTGAAAGAGCAGAATAAGAAACTCAAAGAGCAAATGCGCGAACAGCAAGAACGCCTCCGCCAATATGCTCACGAATATCTATTAATGGGCAACGAATGTATCACCCAGGCACACGACTCGCGTGCCGCCCTCGCCAACTATGACAAGGCACTGAGTCTCGATCCTAATTATGTGGATGCCTGGATACGCAAAGGAATCACTCTCTTCAACAACAAAGAGTATTTCGATGCGGAAAACTGCTTTAACACCGCAGTCACTCTCTACCCGACAAACTTTAAAGCTGTCTATAACCGCGGAAAGCTCCGGCTAAAAACTGAAAACACAGAAGGTGCCATTGCCGACCTGGACAAGGCCACCAGTCTGAAACCGGAACATGCCGGTGCACACGAACTCTTCGGAGACGCTCTGTTGAAAGTCGGGAGGGAAGGAGAAGCCGCCTTACAATGGAGAATTGCAGAAGAACTTAGAAAGAAAAAAGGGAAATAAAACAGAGTGATAAATATGATTATAAATACGTGAGACTCTGTGTTACTCTATAATGAATAAAAAATATTAACTTCCGTGTCCTCTGTAGTGAAATTGTTTGGCGAAGGATATACATTCATTATCTTTCTTTTTCTTTATATCCAAATCTTATTGTTGTTTAATAATGACATGTTTTTCAAGAGCAAAACACTATTAATCAAAAACTTTTATTAGTTTTGTCCTCTGTTATATCTCAGACTCTTAAAACAAAAG contains these protein-coding regions:
- a CDS encoding tetratricopeptide repeat protein — translated: MSVDTDNAAFQDALSLIQYTRQSVFLTGKAGTGKSTFLRYVCEHTKKKHVVLAPTGIAAINAGGSTMHSFFKLPFYPLLPDDPNLTLQRGRIHDFFKYTKPHRKLLEQIELVIIDEISMVRADIIDAIDRILRVYSHNLREPFGGKQLLLVGDVFQLEPVVKSDEREILNRFYPTPYFFSARVFGQIDLVSIELQKVYRQTDPVFVGVLDHIRNNTAGAADLQLLNTRYGSQIEESEADMYITLATRRDTVDSINEKKLAELPGESITFEGVIEGDFPESSLPTSQELVLKPGAQIIFIKNDFDRRWVNGTIGVIAGIDTEEETIYVITDDGKECDVKRESWRNIRYRYNEKTKEIEEEVLGSFTQYPIRLAWAITVHKSQGLTFSRVVIDFTGGVFAGGQTYVALSRCTSLEGIQLKKTINRTDIFVRPEIVNFAKRFNDRQAIDKALKQAQADVQYAAASRAFDKGDMEECLEQFFRAIHSRYDIEKPVPRRFIRRKLGVINTLKEQNKKLKEQMREQQERLRQYAHEYLLMGNECITQAHDSRAALANYDKALSLDPNYVDAWIRKGITLFNNKEYFDAENCFNTAVTLYPTNFKAVYNRGKLRLKTENTEGAIADLDKATSLKPEHAGAHELFGDALLKVGREGEAALQWRIAEELRKKKGK